The proteins below come from a single Magallana gigas chromosome 10, xbMagGiga1.1, whole genome shotgun sequence genomic window:
- the LOC105324606 gene encoding E3 ubiquitin-protein ligase HECW2 isoform X1, which produces MAEAKSSKGPLFGAADDLSLPSPPSPLAKQSFEYRHVRERSNSESDLAAESPGLLSYLAVDKNILNLSKICSVKVSWDIKEEIGADDWIGLYQSGETDPSKFLDMKNRGGNGGQTGDLQWDLSDIMHNFTTDETKICFKYYLGSNQDLVATSPSVKVVKPATPKEVTEKNGVSPRDNNRKIKLKITDIEAVNLKKGMFFNPDPYVKMSVLPGRMCPQMSHHVKDVRTSVCSSTTNPAWRGQTFSFESIPTDILDFEIKDKFSKSRPSINRFLGKATLAVQRVIDKVDQEPAEFSLDLNKRTPTDSVSGTLKFEADVIDLECRSELQDGLKNGKGELQGKTYQENGNLENAEAVSENGSVSKDDLIDDQEDSGISLTQLLRDRISGDIEDNDINETESENVQNGSDDNHVPTIPDIVCNSSEETEDTQAEELNQGGTCDISSGLSSSVPSSGETSSGSDVSPQTVNANGETLPEIFNCAKNKEEVTPEVLDCSLDSEVNLVMNDLPSKPPVLPPRTYKAPPLPPRYRSSDAPPIPPRTPERGERPLFPGSGVGAVQIPPETGSESPTETPTPRPPSADSSRSCNTLEPPPLPPRTYSPITVSQTSSQQQGLETEIEEGETTSFSSTENLETSGEGPEVAKPANTDEAEISTPLGDTNDEVDAGRRSRPKTTRSDSDLHNKPRCVVTKLPARQMSQNNSVFSQVAKTPGIESAVSPNRFRNSSPVSRSVECSPRTSPSPSMQTSYSDSVAEQRKYASRHSIAVPTERNFRNNEMFVNTPLRAPLDRSTSSVSDSGTPPRIIPRNARSRVLSEEEKQQNREQIVQQLQLWTQKQKEKTKPDSEEDSGAVLSTDVGCENQTTSDKPDKPLPLVTGSATPSNSPRPQSSKPSSAKAGASPKPESNSRSSVWQLRQSTNKSEPKPPATPSTPKEGSQSPLPKLPARKRYHRVDPPPGDQPLPPGWEARIDSHGRIFYIDHTNRTTTWQKPQNGQRTIQRRPTISSEQRQQLDRRYQSIRRTINQPRSEQETSAESTSSGGSDNSPQTSAQSRVPLPVTSPPPPQQPPTADPSDNRVPAVKFLMRSDFLPLLQGNDRAMAEYNRNGTLKHMITKIRRDFHNFERYQHNRDLVCFLNHFADNSKELPANWEMKFDRGGKMFFIDHNLKLTTFIDPRLPTDIPPINTDFLHTSLIFRNRGRREGSDSPVRTSQAPMPPPRTQPPEEPSVVPTAYNDKVVAFLRQPNIGEILQEKYSSYNNSTRLKEKIHKIRGEGTDALDRLSNDVDLIILLSLFENEIMSYVPQNLLQANPLGDSPGETPQGSPNIQRSNVRVHAPYKRDFQAKLRSFYRKLESKGYGQGPSKLKLMVRRDHVLEDAFNKVMGITKKEMLKKSKLYITFVGEEGLDYGGPSREFFFLLSRELFNPYYGLFEYSANDTYTVQISPMSTIVEDAHEWFRFAGRVLGLAVVHQYLLDAFFTRPFYKALLRLPWSLTDVETLDAEFHQSLLWIKENDISEVDMDLTFSVNEEVFGQVTERELKPNGKVIPVNERNKKEYIERMSKWRLERGVTEQTESLIRGFHEVIDSRLISMFDARELELVIAGTVEIDVKDWRKNTEYRSGYHDQHQVIQWFWQAIEKFDNERRLRLLQFVTGTSSIPYEGFAALRGSNGPRKFCIEKWGKISSLPRAHTCFNRLDLPAYTTSEMLFEKLVTAVEETSTFGIE; this is translated from the exons GAGAGACAGATCCATCAAAGTTCCTGGACATGAAGAATCGGGGAGGAAATGGTGGACAGACAGGGGATCTCCAGTGGGATTTGTCTGACATCATGCACAATTTTACCACAG ATGAAACCAAGATTTGCTTCAAGTACTACTTGGGCAGTAACCAGGACCTTGTGGCCACCAGCCCATCAGTTAAAGTTGTGAAACCAGCTACCCCCAAG GAGGTGACAGAGAAGAATGGAGTCAGCCCTCGAGATAATAACAGGAAGATCAAACTCAAGATCACAG ATATTGAAGCAGTGAACTTAAAGAAGGGAATGTTTTTCAACCCTGACCCTTACGTAAAGATGTCAGTACTTCCAGGAAGAATGTGTCCCCAGATGAGTCACCATGTAAAAGATGTACGCACCAGTGTGTGTAGTTCTACCACCAATCCTGCATGGAGGGGCCAG ACTTTTTCCTTTGAGTCCATCCCCACCGATATCCTGGATTTTGAGATCAAGGATAAGTTTTCCAAGAGTCGTCCCTCCATCAACAGATTCTTGGGGAAGGCCACACTGGCTGTACAGAGAGTGATCGACAAAGTGGATCAAGA GCCAGCTGAATTCAGCCTTGACCTAAATAAGAGGACTCCTACAGACAGTGTGAGTGGGACGCTGAAGTTTGAGGCCGATGTCATAGACCTGGAGTGTAGATCTG AATTACAAGATGGCCTGAAGAACGGCAAAGGAGAATTACAAGGCAAAACGTATCAAGAAAATGGAAACCTTGAAAATGCAGAAGCTGTCTCTGAGAATGGTTCTGTGTCCAAGGATGACTTGATAGATGACCAGGAGGATTCTGGGATATCTTTGACACAGTTGTTAAGGGACCGTATCAGTGGTGATATTGAAGACAATGATATAAACGAGACTGAAAGTGAAAATGTTCAGAATGGAAGTGACGATAATCATGTACCAACAATACCAGACATAGTGTGCAATTCTTCTGAGGAGACAGAGGATACTCAGGCTGAGGAATTAAATCAGGGAGGAACATGTGATATTAGTTCAGGATTGTCATCTTCAGTGCCATCTAGTGGAGAAACTTCGAGTGGGTCTGATGTTTCCCCTCAGACTGTGAATGCAAATGGTGAAACTTTACCAGAAATTTTCAATTGTGCCAAAAACAAGGAAGAAGTAACACCAGAAGTCTTAGATTGCTCTTTAGACAGTGAGGTAAATTTAGTGATGAATGATTTACCTTCTAAGCCACCTGTGCTCCCCCCGAGGACATACAAGGCTCCCCCCTTGCCCCCTCGTTATAGGTCTAGTGATGCCCCACCCATACCACCTAGAACACCTGAACGGGGGGAAAGACCTCTGTTCCCAGGTAGTGGAGTGGGTGCAGTCCAAATTCCACCAGAAACTGGGTCAGAGTCACCAACAGAAACCCCCACCCCCAGGCCCCCCAGTGCTGATAGTTCAAGGTCATGTAATACTTTAGAACCTCCACCCTTGCCACCCCGCACCTATAGTCCAATAACTGTTTCTCAAACTAGTTCCCAGCAACAGGGGTTAGAAACTGAAATAGAGGAAGGAGAGACAACTAGTTTCAGCAGTACGGAAAACTTGGAAACATCTGGAGAAGGTCCAGAAGTAGCAAAACCAGCCAACACAGATGAGGCGGAAATCTCAACTCCATTAGGAGATACAAATGATGAAGTGGACGCAGGGAGGAGATCCCGTCCAAAGACTACAAGATCTGATTCTGATTTGCATAATAAACCTAGATGTGTTGTGACTAAATTACCAGCCAGGCAAATGTCACAGAATAACTCTGTGTTTTCACAGGTAGCGAAAACACCAGGAATTGAAAGTGCAGTATCTCCCAACCGATTCAGGAATTCAAGTCCAGTCAGTCGCTCTGTGGAATGCAGTCCACGCACAAGTCCAAGTCCTTCTATGCAAACTTCATACAGTGATTCGGTTGCCGAACAAAGGAAATATGCAAGTAGACACAGTATTGCGGTACCCACTGAAAGGAACTTTAGAAATAATGAGATGTTTGTTAATACCCCCTTGAGGGCCCCCCTCGACAGGTCTACCAGTTCGGTATCAGACTCTGGTACCCCACCCCGCATAATTCCAAGAAATGCCCGCAGTCGTGTGTTATCTGAAGAAGAGAAACAACAAAACCGTGAACAAATCGTTCAGCAGCTACAACTATGGACCCAGAAGcaaaaagagaaaacaaagcCAGATTCTGAGGAAGATTCAGGTGCTGTGTTATCAACTGATGTTGGTTGTGAAAATCAGACAACCAGTGATAAACCAGATAAACCGTTACCCCTGGTTACAGGGAGTGCCACGCCTAGCAACTCACCCAGACCACAGTCTAGTAAACCCTCTAGTGCCAAAGCCGGGGCTAGCCCTAAACCAGAATCAAATTCAAGGTCATCGGTTTGGCAACTCAGGCAGTCAACCAACAAATCGGAACCAAAGCCACCAGCCACTCCATCTACACCAAAAG AGGGCAGTCAGTCCCCATTACCCAAGCTCCCTGCCAGAAAGAGGTACCACCGTGTGGACCCACCCCCAGGGGACCAGCCCCTCCCCCCAG GCTGGGAGGCCCGTATTGACAGCCATGGTAGAATATTTTACATAGACCACACGAATAGGACCACCACCTGGCAGAAACCACAGAATGGTCAGAGAACCATCCAGCGGCGCCCCACCATCAGCTCTGAGCAGCGCCAGCAGCTGGACAGAAG GTATCAGAGTATTCGTCGAACAATCAACCAGCCTCGATCTGAACAAGAAACGTCAGCAGAGAGTACTTCTTCAG GCGGTAGTGATAACAGCCCCCAGACATCAGCTCAGTCCAGGGTGCCTCTGCCTGTCAcctcccccccacccccacaacAGCCCCCCACTGCTGACCCCAGCGACAACAGAGTCCCAGCTGTCAAGTTCCTCATGCGTTCAGATTTCCTGCCTCTTCTCCAGGGCAATGAT agagCAATGGCAGAATATAACAGAAATGGAACACTGAAACACATGATTACAAAAATAAGACgagattttcacaattttgaaag GTATCAACATAATCGAGATCTGGTATGTTTTCTGAATCACTTTGCGGACAACTCAAAGGAACTGCCAGCTAACTGGGAGATGAAATTTGACAGAGGGGGCAAG ATGTTTTTCATCGACCACAATTTGAAACTTACGACCTTTATTGACCCCCGACTGCCGACAGACATCCCACCTATCAACACAGACTTCTTGCACACCTCATTAATATTTCGTAACCGTGGGCGACGAGAAGGCAGCGACAGCCCTGTCAGAACAAGCCAGGCA CCTATGCCTCCCCCAAGGACTCAGCCCCCAGAGGAGCCTTCTGTTGTACCCACAG cgTACAATGACAAAGTTGTCGCCTTCTTGCGACAGCCCAACATTGGAGAAATTCTTCAGGAAAAATACTCTTCCTACAACAACAGTACCCGGTTAAAAGAGAAGATCCACAAGATCCGGGGGGAGGGGACAGATGCCCTGGACCGCCTCAGTAATGACGTTGACCTCATCATCCTGCTCAG tCTGTTTGAAAATGAGATTATGTCGTATGTGCCTCAGAACCTTCTACAAGCGAACCCTTTGGGGGATTCCCCCGGGGAAACTCCTCAAGGATCTCCCA ACATTCAGAGGTCCAACGTGCGAGTACATGCTCCTTACAAAAGAGATTTCCAGGCGAAGTTACGCAGCTTTTACAGGAAGCTAGAAAGCAAGGGCTATGGACAGGGACCCTCAAAACTCAA ACTGATGGTGAGAAGAGATCATGTTTTAGAGGATGCCTTTAATAAAGTCATGGGAATCACAAAGAAAGAAATGCTTAAGAAAAGCAAGCTGTACATCACTTTTGTGGGAGAGGAAGG GTTGGACTATGGTGGTCCATCTCGAGAGTTCTTCTTCCTGCTGTCCCGTGAACTGTTCAATCCTTACTATGGACTGTTTGAATATTCTGCCAATGATACTTACACAGTCCAGATTAGTCCAATGTCCACAATTGTCGAGGATGCACATGAATG GTTCCGCTTCGCTGGCCGAGTGTTAGGCCTGGCAGTGGTTCACCAGTACTTGCTGGATGCTTTCTTTACTCGACCCTTCTACAAAGCCCTACTCAGACT GCCATGGTCATTGACGGACGTGGAGACACTGGACGCAGAGTTCCACCAGAGTCTGCTGTGGATCAAGGAGAATGACATCTCAGAGGTCGACATGGACCTGACCTTCTCTGTCAATGAGGAGGTGTTTGGACAG GTAACAGAGAGAGAACTGAAGCCCAATGGTAAGGTGATCCCAGTCAATGAGAGGAACAAAAAGGAATACATAGAGAGGATGTCCAAATGGAGGCTGGAGCGGGGCGTGACTGAGCAGACCGAGAGCCTCATCAGGGGATTCCACGAG GTGATAGACAGTCGACTGATCTCCATGTTTGATGCCCGTGAGCTGGAGTTAGTGATAGCAGGGACTGTGGAGATAGATGTGAAGGACTGGAGGAAGAACACAGAGTATAGATCAG GGTACCACGACCAGCATCAAGTGATTCAGTGGTTCTGGCAGGCCATAGAGAAGTTTGACAATGAGAGGAGACTCAGGCTACTGCAG TTTGTGACGGGCACCTCCAGCATCCCATATGAGGGATTCGCAGCTTTGAGAGGAAGCAATGGACCCCgtaaattttgtattgaaaaatgGGGCAAAATTAGCAGCCTTCCAAG AGCACACACATGCTTTAATCGACTGGATTTACCAGCTTACACTACATCTGAAATGCTGTTTGAAAAGTTGGTCACAGCAGTGGAAGAAACAAGCACATTTGGGATTGAATAA
- the LOC105324606 gene encoding E3 ubiquitin-protein ligase HECW2 isoform X2 has protein sequence MIDLECRSELQDGLKNGKGELQGKTYQENGNLENAEAVSENGSVSKDDLIDDQEDSGISLTQLLRDRISGDIEDNDINETESENVQNGSDDNHVPTIPDIVCNSSEETEDTQAEELNQGGTCDISSGLSSSVPSSGETSSGSDVSPQTVNANGETLPEIFNCAKNKEEVTPEVLDCSLDSEVNLVMNDLPSKPPVLPPRTYKAPPLPPRYRSSDAPPIPPRTPERGERPLFPGSGVGAVQIPPETGSESPTETPTPRPPSADSSRSCNTLEPPPLPPRTYSPITVSQTSSQQQGLETEIEEGETTSFSSTENLETSGEGPEVAKPANTDEAEISTPLGDTNDEVDAGRRSRPKTTRSDSDLHNKPRCVVTKLPARQMSQNNSVFSQVAKTPGIESAVSPNRFRNSSPVSRSVECSPRTSPSPSMQTSYSDSVAEQRKYASRHSIAVPTERNFRNNEMFVNTPLRAPLDRSTSSVSDSGTPPRIIPRNARSRVLSEEEKQQNREQIVQQLQLWTQKQKEKTKPDSEEDSGAVLSTDVGCENQTTSDKPDKPLPLVTGSATPSNSPRPQSSKPSSAKAGASPKPESNSRSSVWQLRQSTNKSEPKPPATPSTPKEGSQSPLPKLPARKRYHRVDPPPGDQPLPPGWEARIDSHGRIFYIDHTNRTTTWQKPQNGQRTIQRRPTISSEQRQQLDRRYQSIRRTINQPRSEQETSAESTSSGGSDNSPQTSAQSRVPLPVTSPPPPQQPPTADPSDNRVPAVKFLMRSDFLPLLQGNDRAMAEYNRNGTLKHMITKIRRDFHNFERYQHNRDLVCFLNHFADNSKELPANWEMKFDRGGKMFFIDHNLKLTTFIDPRLPTDIPPINTDFLHTSLIFRNRGRREGSDSPVRTSQAPMPPPRTQPPEEPSVVPTAYNDKVVAFLRQPNIGEILQEKYSSYNNSTRLKEKIHKIRGEGTDALDRLSNDVDLIILLSLFENEIMSYVPQNLLQANPLGDSPGETPQGSPNIQRSNVRVHAPYKRDFQAKLRSFYRKLESKGYGQGPSKLKLMVRRDHVLEDAFNKVMGITKKEMLKKSKLYITFVGEEGLDYGGPSREFFFLLSRELFNPYYGLFEYSANDTYTVQISPMSTIVEDAHEWFRFAGRVLGLAVVHQYLLDAFFTRPFYKALLRLPWSLTDVETLDAEFHQSLLWIKENDISEVDMDLTFSVNEEVFGQVTERELKPNGKVIPVNERNKKEYIERMSKWRLERGVTEQTESLIRGFHEVIDSRLISMFDARELELVIAGTVEIDVKDWRKNTEYRSGYHDQHQVIQWFWQAIEKFDNERRLRLLQFVTGTSSIPYEGFAALRGSNGPRKFCIEKWGKISSLPRAHTCFNRLDLPAYTTSEMLFEKLVTAVEETSTFGIE, from the exons ATGATAGACCTGGAGTGTAGATCTG AATTACAAGATGGCCTGAAGAACGGCAAAGGAGAATTACAAGGCAAAACGTATCAAGAAAATGGAAACCTTGAAAATGCAGAAGCTGTCTCTGAGAATGGTTCTGTGTCCAAGGATGACTTGATAGATGACCAGGAGGATTCTGGGATATCTTTGACACAGTTGTTAAGGGACCGTATCAGTGGTGATATTGAAGACAATGATATAAACGAGACTGAAAGTGAAAATGTTCAGAATGGAAGTGACGATAATCATGTACCAACAATACCAGACATAGTGTGCAATTCTTCTGAGGAGACAGAGGATACTCAGGCTGAGGAATTAAATCAGGGAGGAACATGTGATATTAGTTCAGGATTGTCATCTTCAGTGCCATCTAGTGGAGAAACTTCGAGTGGGTCTGATGTTTCCCCTCAGACTGTGAATGCAAATGGTGAAACTTTACCAGAAATTTTCAATTGTGCCAAAAACAAGGAAGAAGTAACACCAGAAGTCTTAGATTGCTCTTTAGACAGTGAGGTAAATTTAGTGATGAATGATTTACCTTCTAAGCCACCTGTGCTCCCCCCGAGGACATACAAGGCTCCCCCCTTGCCCCCTCGTTATAGGTCTAGTGATGCCCCACCCATACCACCTAGAACACCTGAACGGGGGGAAAGACCTCTGTTCCCAGGTAGTGGAGTGGGTGCAGTCCAAATTCCACCAGAAACTGGGTCAGAGTCACCAACAGAAACCCCCACCCCCAGGCCCCCCAGTGCTGATAGTTCAAGGTCATGTAATACTTTAGAACCTCCACCCTTGCCACCCCGCACCTATAGTCCAATAACTGTTTCTCAAACTAGTTCCCAGCAACAGGGGTTAGAAACTGAAATAGAGGAAGGAGAGACAACTAGTTTCAGCAGTACGGAAAACTTGGAAACATCTGGAGAAGGTCCAGAAGTAGCAAAACCAGCCAACACAGATGAGGCGGAAATCTCAACTCCATTAGGAGATACAAATGATGAAGTGGACGCAGGGAGGAGATCCCGTCCAAAGACTACAAGATCTGATTCTGATTTGCATAATAAACCTAGATGTGTTGTGACTAAATTACCAGCCAGGCAAATGTCACAGAATAACTCTGTGTTTTCACAGGTAGCGAAAACACCAGGAATTGAAAGTGCAGTATCTCCCAACCGATTCAGGAATTCAAGTCCAGTCAGTCGCTCTGTGGAATGCAGTCCACGCACAAGTCCAAGTCCTTCTATGCAAACTTCATACAGTGATTCGGTTGCCGAACAAAGGAAATATGCAAGTAGACACAGTATTGCGGTACCCACTGAAAGGAACTTTAGAAATAATGAGATGTTTGTTAATACCCCCTTGAGGGCCCCCCTCGACAGGTCTACCAGTTCGGTATCAGACTCTGGTACCCCACCCCGCATAATTCCAAGAAATGCCCGCAGTCGTGTGTTATCTGAAGAAGAGAAACAACAAAACCGTGAACAAATCGTTCAGCAGCTACAACTATGGACCCAGAAGcaaaaagagaaaacaaagcCAGATTCTGAGGAAGATTCAGGTGCTGTGTTATCAACTGATGTTGGTTGTGAAAATCAGACAACCAGTGATAAACCAGATAAACCGTTACCCCTGGTTACAGGGAGTGCCACGCCTAGCAACTCACCCAGACCACAGTCTAGTAAACCCTCTAGTGCCAAAGCCGGGGCTAGCCCTAAACCAGAATCAAATTCAAGGTCATCGGTTTGGCAACTCAGGCAGTCAACCAACAAATCGGAACCAAAGCCACCAGCCACTCCATCTACACCAAAAG AGGGCAGTCAGTCCCCATTACCCAAGCTCCCTGCCAGAAAGAGGTACCACCGTGTGGACCCACCCCCAGGGGACCAGCCCCTCCCCCCAG GCTGGGAGGCCCGTATTGACAGCCATGGTAGAATATTTTACATAGACCACACGAATAGGACCACCACCTGGCAGAAACCACAGAATGGTCAGAGAACCATCCAGCGGCGCCCCACCATCAGCTCTGAGCAGCGCCAGCAGCTGGACAGAAG GTATCAGAGTATTCGTCGAACAATCAACCAGCCTCGATCTGAACAAGAAACGTCAGCAGAGAGTACTTCTTCAG GCGGTAGTGATAACAGCCCCCAGACATCAGCTCAGTCCAGGGTGCCTCTGCCTGTCAcctcccccccacccccacaacAGCCCCCCACTGCTGACCCCAGCGACAACAGAGTCCCAGCTGTCAAGTTCCTCATGCGTTCAGATTTCCTGCCTCTTCTCCAGGGCAATGAT agagCAATGGCAGAATATAACAGAAATGGAACACTGAAACACATGATTACAAAAATAAGACgagattttcacaattttgaaag GTATCAACATAATCGAGATCTGGTATGTTTTCTGAATCACTTTGCGGACAACTCAAAGGAACTGCCAGCTAACTGGGAGATGAAATTTGACAGAGGGGGCAAG ATGTTTTTCATCGACCACAATTTGAAACTTACGACCTTTATTGACCCCCGACTGCCGACAGACATCCCACCTATCAACACAGACTTCTTGCACACCTCATTAATATTTCGTAACCGTGGGCGACGAGAAGGCAGCGACAGCCCTGTCAGAACAAGCCAGGCA CCTATGCCTCCCCCAAGGACTCAGCCCCCAGAGGAGCCTTCTGTTGTACCCACAG cgTACAATGACAAAGTTGTCGCCTTCTTGCGACAGCCCAACATTGGAGAAATTCTTCAGGAAAAATACTCTTCCTACAACAACAGTACCCGGTTAAAAGAGAAGATCCACAAGATCCGGGGGGAGGGGACAGATGCCCTGGACCGCCTCAGTAATGACGTTGACCTCATCATCCTGCTCAG tCTGTTTGAAAATGAGATTATGTCGTATGTGCCTCAGAACCTTCTACAAGCGAACCCTTTGGGGGATTCCCCCGGGGAAACTCCTCAAGGATCTCCCA ACATTCAGAGGTCCAACGTGCGAGTACATGCTCCTTACAAAAGAGATTTCCAGGCGAAGTTACGCAGCTTTTACAGGAAGCTAGAAAGCAAGGGCTATGGACAGGGACCCTCAAAACTCAA ACTGATGGTGAGAAGAGATCATGTTTTAGAGGATGCCTTTAATAAAGTCATGGGAATCACAAAGAAAGAAATGCTTAAGAAAAGCAAGCTGTACATCACTTTTGTGGGAGAGGAAGG GTTGGACTATGGTGGTCCATCTCGAGAGTTCTTCTTCCTGCTGTCCCGTGAACTGTTCAATCCTTACTATGGACTGTTTGAATATTCTGCCAATGATACTTACACAGTCCAGATTAGTCCAATGTCCACAATTGTCGAGGATGCACATGAATG GTTCCGCTTCGCTGGCCGAGTGTTAGGCCTGGCAGTGGTTCACCAGTACTTGCTGGATGCTTTCTTTACTCGACCCTTCTACAAAGCCCTACTCAGACT GCCATGGTCATTGACGGACGTGGAGACACTGGACGCAGAGTTCCACCAGAGTCTGCTGTGGATCAAGGAGAATGACATCTCAGAGGTCGACATGGACCTGACCTTCTCTGTCAATGAGGAGGTGTTTGGACAG GTAACAGAGAGAGAACTGAAGCCCAATGGTAAGGTGATCCCAGTCAATGAGAGGAACAAAAAGGAATACATAGAGAGGATGTCCAAATGGAGGCTGGAGCGGGGCGTGACTGAGCAGACCGAGAGCCTCATCAGGGGATTCCACGAG GTGATAGACAGTCGACTGATCTCCATGTTTGATGCCCGTGAGCTGGAGTTAGTGATAGCAGGGACTGTGGAGATAGATGTGAAGGACTGGAGGAAGAACACAGAGTATAGATCAG GGTACCACGACCAGCATCAAGTGATTCAGTGGTTCTGGCAGGCCATAGAGAAGTTTGACAATGAGAGGAGACTCAGGCTACTGCAG TTTGTGACGGGCACCTCCAGCATCCCATATGAGGGATTCGCAGCTTTGAGAGGAAGCAATGGACCCCgtaaattttgtattgaaaaatgGGGCAAAATTAGCAGCCTTCCAAG AGCACACACATGCTTTAATCGACTGGATTTACCAGCTTACACTACATCTGAAATGCTGTTTGAAAAGTTGGTCACAGCAGTGGAAGAAACAAGCACATTTGGGATTGAATAA